Genomic window (Kwoniella botswanensis chromosome 1, complete sequence):
CACCTCTTGTGAGCTGCGTCACTATCGAGAAACATCGCTAGCAAGCTGAAAATTCTGTTTCACGACCAGGTCTCGGCGGTAGGAATAGGAAATGTGCTGAAGCGTTCGTCAgacagaagaaggtatgtacTTGAGTCCTCTTGCTCCTCCTGCCATTGGGATTGATGGTTTGGGATGGATTAGCCTTTCGATGAGCTGGAGAGGGATATGTTGAATGGTCAGAGTGAGTTGTTCAACGCCTTCATGCAGAAGAGAgatcgatgagctgacgGATGATACAATATAGAATTGCAAGGTATTCATACTGTACGTAACGAATCTGGCAGACGATTGACCAACAGACTGATGCTCTTTCGCTCCTTATCAGGCTAAAGACGtccacatcttcctcaaAGCTCGAGATAGACTTGGTGCATATCCCTTGTTCGACAAGGTGTACAATATCTCATGGGAGGGCTTGCCTGTTGAAAAGCTCACAGAGGGGCTTTAGATGTACGTAGTAGTTGAGGATGCTTAAAAGAAGGTTAGATCCTGTTAGTCATGAACGAGATGCTCgagagggaggaaaggaCGAAGCTTAAAGTAAGGTACAATATTCACAGTTTTATATACGATACTCTGCATTATAGATACAACATGAACATAGTATTCTGCACTGCATGTTCATCGCTCTGACTGCGGACTAACGTTGgcattgatgatatactgatgcaaggttgattgatcaagcCGACGCGGATACTAACGGTGTTCCCGTCGTTGAGGgatcacttccaccactgCTACTGATACTACTCCCAGTACGATACGTCCTATTGAGGAGATCCAGATAACTACCACTTGACTCTACTCCATCCCAACTCCTCTTACTTctcaattgatcttccttGTCGACTTTCATCCCATGCTTACCATACCCATATCTTGACCTCAGAGACTGATCCATGATCCACCACTGTTTATCATCGACCTGTCCCGCACTGGTACTATCGTCTGAAACGAATCGGTCGATCTGATCGATTCTGGACTTATCGAAACTTTCTGCTGTCCGCGTCGCATCCGATATAGGTCTTCGATGTATTCCCGGTACGGATGTAGTTGACTTACCAAGGGGTGTACGATCATCGCTTTTATGTGAATATTTCCAATTATGTAACGCTGCTTTACTCCTTAGGTCTTGGAAATGTTTCCAAGTCTTTATCGAATTTTCGTCCTCATTCAACGAACTTAATTCTTTTGTTGTTTTGTCCTGAACAGAGCCGAGCGTTTTGGAAAGTTTGGAAGGTAAGTTGAGCTTTTGGGTCTCGTCAGTCTGACTGATCACTTCGTACATCTTTTTCACCTTGGGGTGATTTGGGGGTAGACATTTGTATAGAAATGATTGTACCTCTGAAGAACTTCCAGAACGATTGGGATCGGTATAGCAGCTCAGTAATTCGGGGAGGTTGTACCGCGTTAATTCAGTTTCGCTGAGATCTGATTTGTCTATTGAAGCTTGGACGCTGCCATTCCGCGATGCGGTGTTTCAATTGGAGGGTATCATGCAATGCATTTCGTCAATGAGCAATGGTGGATATTGGAAATCCATCGGTACGAAAAAAAACGAAATGCATTGCCACATCAGCTGCGTTCTACCTAATATACAGGAGTGAGGACATCGCtcacgaagaagaagaagaacctcCTCTTGAAGACTCTGAAGAAGAATCCCCACTCTGACTCCCACTGCCACTTTCACCCCATTCTTTTATACTCTTGCCTGACTTCTCCTCCCACTTCGCTAACATCTTACCTATCTTACccattctttccttttgCCAACTCTTCAtaccatctttatcttcgCTCTCTTTGAATATCGAAAGTACCTCCGAACTCTGTCTGGTAGCTTCGTTCAACTCGGTAGCGATCGATTCGGACCCAAAGGAAATTGGGATCTGTTCACCTTTCAATGTCCGCTTCACCACTTCTTGAATTCTGGCATCCTTAGCTAGTTCAGAATAATTTTCCAAAAACGTATCCAAGTTAAGTATACTCAAGGATGTCTTGGTTCTATCGCCTTCACCATCGCCACTTCTTGGACTCGACTGATCAGTCGTTCCAGATGAAGAACCACCAAGTTTCCCTTTTGCTCTCAGATCCTTCTCCATACTCTCCATCTCAGTTTGCCATTGTTCGTCACTTATCCCAGAGGATTTATACCAATCCCTCGTGAGTTTATCTATCCTCCTCATTTTCTCTCTTTGCCACTCCCTAACCCCATCTTTACCttgatctttcgatataCCCGAAACGACCTTATTCTCGTAATGCAATCCATCCGATAATCGCTCACTATCTTCATAAGAAAGTTCAACACTAGCTTCTTGTCCAAGTAAGAAACCTTGTATTTTCTCTCTATAAGATTTATCCGACGAAAGATCTTTATGTCTGTTCAAGAATTTATCCATATTCATCAAATTCAATTGGGTTTTAACAGGTTTATCAAAtaccttttcacctttcaaccAACTTTCCACTAACGATTTCTTACTTGATATCTCTTTTCTTGAAAATTGATCAGCTCTCATGATATATTTCGTGTCTTGACTCTTTTGATAGTCCCTTATACAACTTTTGATCATATGTTCAATTTCCGATCTGGTATCATGATAAACTTTTGATTCTACACTTGGTAAATCAATTTTGAAAGAGGGAGTTTCCAAAATAGGTTCTTTAGAGTTTAGATCGATGGATATAGCTTGAGAAACTTGGTTACGGATATTAGGATCTTTCCATGCATCTGGATTATTTTTGGTGACATTCCTTAAATATCTTTCAATATTGAATACATTGATTTTAGTAGAGATACTGGCTCCTGGACCATACTGCTTTTCGTAcccatctccttctactCTGTTGTTCctgttggtgttggtgatgcAGTCGTCATCTGGATGACCGTAGGTGACCCCGTGAGATCGGACGTACGGCTGATTGTAGCCAGAAGCAGGGTTAGGACCAAAAGAGGTGTGGCTCAAGGGAGAAGTGGAAACGGTGCAAGGAGCAGGTTGCCACCCTGCTGCATGGGTTGGCCGAAGAGCGGCGACTGACATCGTGGAGCAAACACTTCTTGGATGGGCTGTCGCAGTTTAATGGAGGGCTGTGTATAGATGATACGGTATGTGTTGTGTGAATCGATATTATCAGTAGTAGTGTGAAGAATTACTGGAATGCTGGAATTATGAGGCAAAAAAACTGAACAACAAGGATTGCGGTTTAGCTTGATACCATAAACCGTCTATTTACGAGTAGGTGTCATATACTCAGTAAACCCAGCAACGAATCATCCTTTCATGCCAGAATCTGACAAGTCTGAACTTCAAGGATCAGTACTCAAAGGATACGCAGTGCCACACCGACTGACAAACACTCTAATCAACACTAAACGAACGAAATTGCTTTACATTATTATTGTACTCTGGTTTCCGTTTTTCTGATGGCTTCTATCATTGTCCGTTGACAAGAGTCGTAGTATCgagtcaatcaatcactaTATACTCCTGAGGTATGATCGTATACCGTACACCATGAAGCTTTTGAACCCGTGATCAGATCAGTCcgatccaatccaatccaatcaatcatattTGCAACAGATCCATAATACAATTGAACGTCATGCAATTCCAAATGCACTTGTATATTGCCAACTACACCACCAGACGATAATCTTTTTTGTTGGTTGGTGAGGTAAATGCAAATCTCATCAAAGCATCGTATAACGTATAAACGTATATACTACTAGTCCTCCGCTATCCTAGAAATACAAGACCATGTCTCAGTCCCGATCCTGATAACGAACTAAACTTAGTATTGACCTTCAGCGGCGGGTTGGGCCTcttgaggttgttgttgttgagcagGAGGGGGGATAGCTTGAACTTGGGGTTCTTTGTGTTCTGATCGGATCTCAATGGCACCTTCGGGTTTGGGTCTAAAAGTACACGAGGGTCAGCGATCATGCGAGGTATTGTATCCAATTAATAGCATTAAGGGAACGTAGGGATGGAGGAAAGTCTACTCACTCAACCATGTTGATGACATCGGGCAAGTTCTTGGAAGGACCTTGTCTACCCTCTGGGTCGAAGGGTTTCatgatcttgaccttgatacCCAACACACCTTGTCTGAGGAGAACGTGTCGGACGGCGTAATCGATGTAGTCGGCAGCGGGTTGACCAGAGTGAACCATGAATCCATCGGTGAATTTCATGGACTTGGCTCGGGCAGCTCTGAGTTTACCAGATACAACGACTTCACAACCCTTGGCACCGGATTCCATGACGAATCGGAGGACACCGTAACAGGCTCTGTTGTAAAGAACATCGAGCGTCAGCGAGGGGTTCTCTCAAGTCGATCTTACAGAAAAGAATGGGTAGACTAATAGGCGATGATGGCCAGTGCAGACCACACCCGTAGGATGCTTCCATCAATCTGACGATATACAATACCGAAAAGACCACTTTGTTCACCAAGGGAAATACgccaaactcaccttcgcATAGCAAGACCACCAAGTAACTTGTATCTAAGGGACTCAGCTTGAGCGACAGCTGACAAACCTCTGAATTGGACCTTCTCGGCGTAGAGTTCCAAAGAGTTTTCGGGGAACTTGAATCTCTTCTCGACCAAAGCTTTCAATTCTCTGATTCTTCGACCTTTCTCACCGAGAACATCTTGAGTGTGAGTGGCtcggatgatgatttcggtTCGGGCGTGGGTAACTCGTACTTCACATCCTGAGTATCCCTCTTCAGCGAGTTCTCGAGTGCTAAATGATTGCAAGGAAGATCGATCGGAGGGTAGTGGTAAAGGATAAGGTAATGATAACATCAGCAT
Coding sequences:
- a CDS encoding 40S ribosomal protein S3, producing the protein MATSQQISKKRKFVADGVFQAELNEFFTRELAEEGYSGCEVRVTHARTEIIIRATHTQDVLGEKGRRIRELKALVEKRFKFPENSLELYAEKVQFRGLSAVAQAESLRYKLLGGLAMRRACYGVLRFVMESGAKGCEVVVSGKLRAARAKSMKFTDGFMVHSGQPAADYIDYAVRHVLLRQGVLGIKVKIMKPFDPEGRQGPSKNLPDVINMVEPKPEGAIEIRSEHKEPQVQAIPPPAQQQQPQEAQPAAEGQY